The following are encoded together in the Bradyrhizobium genosp. L genome:
- the bufA2 gene encoding BufA2 family periplasmic bufferin-type metallophore: MKVTTKSGAAIAAAAATLFLANAVVSTTSYAAGEGKCIGANACKGQSACKGGNHACKGQNACKGQGFAEMTKSDCTAAKGKFKAG, encoded by the coding sequence ATGAAGGTTACGACCAAGTCCGGAGCCGCAATCGCCGCCGCTGCAGCCACCCTGTTCCTGGCTAACGCCGTCGTGTCGACCACGTCCTACGCCGCCGGCGAAGGCAAGTGCATCGGCGCCAACGCCTGCAAGGGCCAGAGCGCCTGCAAGGGTGGCAATCACGCCTGCAAGGGCCAGAATGCCTGCAAGGGCCAGGGCTTCGCCGAAATGACGAAGAGCGACTGCACCGCGGCCAAGGGCAAGTTCAAGGCCGGCTAG
- the bufA2 gene encoding BufA2 family periplasmic bufferin-type metallophore, whose product MKLNSKSGATLAAAAATLFIAGSVVSATSTPAHAAMGKCMAGNACKGQSACKGGANACKGLNACKGTGFSMTTEKKCVASGGSFVKG is encoded by the coding sequence TTGAATTCCAAGTCGGGCGCCACGCTTGCCGCCGCTGCCGCCACTCTGTTCATCGCCGGTTCGGTCGTCTCGGCCACCTCGACACCCGCGCACGCCGCGATGGGCAAGTGCATGGCCGGCAATGCCTGCAAGGGCCAGAGCGCCTGCAAGGGCGGCGCCAATGCCTGCAAGGGCCTCAATGCCTGCAAGGGCACCGGCTTCTCGATGACGACCGAGAAGAAGTGCGTCGCGAGCGGCGGTTCCTTCGTCAAGGGCTGA